The following are from one region of the Siniperca chuatsi isolate FFG_IHB_CAS linkage group LG13, ASM2008510v1, whole genome shotgun sequence genome:
- the scg2b gene encoding secretogranin-2b — MLHFHHKLPAGGAVVLLAFLLHGCAVQAASLPRHYRLPGGESEGQPAAYPPSSDMIKALEYIENLKQRNGGRAEPVDYDEVDKFRVLLQLASQQDEGPGDRQPAPGMQRQDITAEQLMKALLKSLQDQAGKDAKLTPASAPRNDRRTHRHRTKDTEVPESAPVDYGNFPRPHKKYPLMFEDEENTDASKRATEDLDEQYTPQSLANLRSIFEELGRMPTVAGQKRDMFGDDDDEEEDGFGLRNQAYEDVAGGEEWVPVEEREETEEMVNGSHEETDRALGDQEEAEREEMQRRASQNQEDADDDTKLVDYYLLKVLEMSDQTQKRDKTGEQRKRLIRPSIMDPRTVKELLELSLKLHVPPQDLIDMLLTEELRKLHRAPHASARYTTGQTPKIRYFSRRLPVKSKTAPEDMDREDFLDIIGVETISNEYPVVQRPLKTSASSDRVPVASKPVANPGPVKIPPPSGRRENLFLSELNKMPLKRQADDEDDDGGDVEDEVTTYLAAKILTEYPNTITKRDTQAQLKGQFPYELYERALKDYLGQGDTEKRPVAKRETEVATEENVNPTEMEGKEEITAKTSAPQTVNEEEEKEHREKTVAGM, encoded by the coding sequence ATGCTGCATTTCCACCACAAGTTGCCCGCGGGGGGAGCCGTGGTCCTGCTCGCCTTCCTCCTCCATGGATGCGCCGTGCAGGCTGCGTCTCTCCCCCGCCACTACAGGCTCCCAGGCGGGGAGAGTGAGGGGCAGCCGGCTGCCTACCCGCCCAGCTCCGACATGATCAAAGCCCTGGAGTACATTGAGAACCTGAAGCAGCGTAACGGGGGCCGAGCTGAACCCGTGGATTACGACGAAGTGGACAAGTTCAGGGTCCTGCTTCAGCTCGCCTCGCAGCAGGACGAGGGTCCCGGGGACCGTCAGCCTGCCCCCGGCATGCAGAGGCAGGACATTACCGCTGAGCAGCTGATGAAAGCCCTGCTCAAGTCTCTCCAGGATCAGGCCGGGAAAGACGCAAAGCTCACCCCCGCATCGGCGCCCAGGAACGACCGCCGCACGCACAGGCACCGCACCAAAGACACTGAAGTCCCCGAGAGCGCACCGGTAGACTACGGCAATTTCCCCAGACCCCACAAGAAATACCCGCTGATGTTTGAGGATGAGGAGAACACGGACGCTTCCAAACGGGCCACAGAGGACCTGGATGAGCAGTACACACCCCAGAGCCTTGCCAATTTACGCTCCATCTTTGAAGAGCTTGGGAGGATGCCCACAGTCGCCGGCCAGAAGAGAGACATGTTCGGGGACGAcgatgatgaggaagaggacggGTTCGGCCTGAGAAACCAGGCCTACGAGGATGTTGCCGGAGGAGAGGAGTGGGTCCCcgtggaggagagggaggagacggAGGAGATGGTCAACGGGAGCCACGAAGAAACGGATAGGGCGCTCGGGGACCAGGAGGAAGCAGAAAGGGAGGAGATGCAACGCCGGGCGAGCCAGAACCAAGAGGATGCTGATGATGACACTAAACTGGTAGATTACTACCTGTTGAAGGTCCTGGAGATGAGCGACCAGACGCAGAAGAGAGATAAGACCggagagcagagaaagagactgaTCCGCCCCTCCATCATGGATCCTCGGACAGTGAAGGAGTTGCTGGAGCTCTCCCTAAAGCTCCACGTCCCTCCACAGGACCTTATCGATATGCTGCTCACAGAGGAGCTCAGGAAGCTCCACCGCGCTCCCCATGCCTCAGCTCGCTACACGACCGGCCAGACACCCAAGATCAGGTACTTCAGCCGCAGACTGCCGGTGAAGAGCAAGACCGCCCCTGAGGACATGGACAGAGAGGACTTTTTAGACATCATCGGCGTGGAGACTATCAGTAACGAGTATCCTGTGGTGCAGAGACCCCTGAAGACGTCTGCCTCCTCTGACAGAGTCCCAGTGGCGTCCAAACCGGTTGCAAATCCGGGTCCAGTTAAAATCCCTCCTCCCTCCGGGCGCAGGGAGAACCTCTTTTTATCCGAGCTCAACAAAATGCCCCTGAAACGTCAggctgatgatgaagatgatgatggcgGCGATGTGGAAGATGAGGTGACGACCTACCTGGCGGCTAAAATCCTCACAGAGTACCCCAACACCATCACCAAGCGGGACACCCAGGCGCAACTGAAGGGACAGTTCCCCTACGAGCTGTACGAGCGGGCCCTGAAGGACTACTTGGGGCAAGGGGACACTGAAAAGAGGCCAGTGGCCAAGAGGGAAACCGAGGTGGCCACAGAGGAGAACGTTAATCCCACAGAGATGGAGGGGAAAGAGGAGATAACGGCCAAGACCTCGGCTCCACAGACCGtaaatgaagaagaggagaaggagcaCCGTGAAAAAACAGTGGCTGGGATGTAG